The genomic window ATCTTTGCAGAAAATTTTTTCAACTTCCTTTAAGGTCAGATACACGAGCTCCTTTTTATCGGCAGTAACCATACTGACATAGTTTTTTGCACTTTCAAAGTACAGGATCTCTTGCTTGTCGATCCTGGATAGCTTTCCCTTTTCACCGGTCTTAAAGAATTTGATGTTTTTCCCCTCTCCATCGGTTTTGGAAAGTTCGTTATCTATTATACCCATGACCGTTTGGGTAAATTTAGCGAGGTTAATCGGTTTGAGCAGATAATGGTTGGCCCTGACTTCAAAGGCTTCAAGTGATCTGTTATAAGCACTTGTAAAGATAATGGATCTGGCCTTTGGCCTGAGTTCCTTCGCGAGTTCTATGCCTGAAATATGTGGCATTTCAATGTCCAGGAAAATAATGTCAATGTCGTCCTCAGCGGTGATTCCCGAAAGGGCTTCAAGCGGATTGTTGAAGGTTTTGAACAGTTCAAGATTGGGCATTGAACCGATGTACGTTTTGAGTAGCGAAATTGCGTGTTTCTCATCGTCGATGATCACGCATCTTACCTTATTTTTCATAGGCTATAGGGATGATTTGATATTTCTTTGTTTACTTCATTTTCTTATTTATTGTTAAAGGTGAATAATAAGGATATTTTGGTTTTCTAATTGGTATTTATTAATTGTCGGAAGAATTGCCACTCATGGTTGTGTAAAAACTGTCTCCATGATCTTGAATTATTTCATTTAGGCTAATTTCCAGTCCTTCGCAAATTTCGAGCAAAGTTGACATCATGAAATCTTCTTTAGCGTTTTCGATGTCGCTAATTTTTGAACGATCAATCTTGTCGCAAAGAATAGCAAGGGCTTGTTGTGATAGCCCTCTTGAAATTCGGAAATGGCGAACATTTTTTCCTATAATTTCAAAATACTTTTCATCACGCGCTCTCATTGGGATGAAATTCCAACTAATCTGAAAATATGTTCGTGGCAATATTGCCACAATCAATCTTTTTTTGTATCTTTATCGTTGAAGTAGGTATACCTTAATATCAACTCAACATTTTTTTGGTGTTAATTAAAGAGTCTCGACTGCAAATTCTGACAATTGCTATTGGAAGAGACAATAGATTAATGCCCATGACGATATTTTGCGTACTTTCGTACACTCTATAGCGTTATGGGCTCTATTGTATATCGTTCCAAGGTCGTCAGAAACCTGCAGCCCGGTATTTAGAGCCCAGCTATAGTGCTTTTCATTCCTAGAGACTCGTATATAACCAATACGAGCATGAAGAAAAATAATCTATTATTTCAACAAACTGACCAATCTTTTGGATGTGAATTATTTTGCTTTGGCCTCGGTATCCTTATTTTCTTATCGTCCCGTTTTTCTTCCCTAAGTTCATGCCCATTCGATAGAATGTATGCATTGAAACCAAAAAATCCTGAATGATGTTACTTCTGCCTACAGGTGGCAACGCTTAAATTTCATTATGGATTAGGTATTGGTTCTTAAACCATCTGTAGGTATTTCTATTTGATCTAAAATTGCTTTTGGGTCTGGTTTCCTTTTAATCAACTAACTGAACAATTATGAAAAAATCGATAATTTTTATCGGAATGGCTGTGCTATGCCTTTTTTTTAAGGGGTATACGCAAAGCAAAAAACAAGAAATTGATAGTCCTTATGGAAAAATCCCATTGAAGGTGGGGGAAAAGGTTCCAGACTTTCTGTTTCAACATCTGGTGAATGGTGATAGAAAGCCATTGACTTTGTCTTCACTAAAAGGTAAGGCTTTGATCCTGGATTTTTGGGGGACCTGGTGCAGTAGTTGCATCAAGGGTTTTCCAAAGATGGAAAAATATCAGGAGAAGTATGGTAAGAATCTACAGGTGCTGTTGGTCAATGACTCAAATGTTGATTCTGTGGAAAATATCGCTCTGTTTCTGGAAAAGAGGATAGCGGATGGTGAGGAGGTCCACTTGCCGGTAATTTCGGAAAGGACTTTTACGCAGCTCCTTTTTCCCCATAAGCTTTATCCCCATGTGGTTTGGATCGGGGCGGACAGGCGTTTGAAGGCGGTGACCAATGCCAGGGCGGTGACGGATGAAAATATTGCCAGGCTTATCGCCGGTCTGGATCTTGTTATATCGGTTAAGGAATTTTTTAAGATGATGGGATTGATAAACAAATATTTGTGGAGGTCCGGTATTTCTTTGGTTGCTTTTTTTCTGATGTTTTTTCTGCAGGTTTCCAGCTCATTGGCTCAGGTTGAAGGTAGCAGGCCTAAGGTCAATCTCGCTTTGCTTAAGGGGAACGTGTTTGCTCCGGACCTCAGTAGGGTGCAGATTTTTATAAGGGCGAAATCCAGTATCAGTACATCGGCCGATTCGCTGGGGAATTTTTCGATACCGATCAGAAAGTTTCCCGATACGGTTACGATATCGGCCTTTGGGTATTTTACCACGACGCGGATCATCAGAAATCTCTCCGATGCCGATCAGCCCGTAAAAATCAGACTGGTGCCGGACATTAAGGATCTTGGGCAGGTTGAGATCAATACAGGTTATCAAAAGGTGCGGCCAAATGAAATAAACGGTACAGTTTCGGTGGTGGATGAAAAGCGGCTTAATGCACGGACGGGGACGAATATCCTCGATCGGATTATTGGGCAGTCTTCGGGTGTGCTGCTTAATGTGGGCAAAGCAAACGGTAACCCGCAGAATAAGACGGGTATTTCGGTCAGGGGCCTAGGTACAATCAATGGCCCCTTGGATCCGCTGATTGTGCTGGATGGATTTATTTATGATGGAGATATTGCCAATATAAATCCGTTTGATATTGAAAATATATCAATTTTAAAGGATGCCTCTGCTGCTTCCATATGGGGCGCCAGAGCGGGCAATGGCGTGATCGTTATTACTTCCAAGAAAGGCCGTGTTAATCAGGCGGCAACAATCAGTTTCACCGCAAACGCTACTTTGAGGGCGCTACCGGAGCTTACGAAGGTTTCACAGATGAGTTCGTCTGATTATATAGATGTAGAAAAACTGCTTTTCGGTAAAGGTTTCTTTGATAACCAGATAGGGACAGGATATCAGTCGCTGACACCTGTGGTGGAACTTTTGCTAGCCGAACGGTCAGGGAAGATAAGTTCCAAACAGGTTAACCTGGAACTGGAGAAGCTAAAAACAGTTGATTTGAGAAGGGAATACCTTGATGAATTTAATACCAATGCATTGATGCAGCAGTATGGTGTCAATATCAGGGGAGGAAGTCCTAAGCATGCCTATACTGTTTCAGGAGCTTATGATAATGTCAAGGAGCAGAATTTTGCACGGTCACACCGATATAACTTGAGGGTAAGTGACGACTTTAAACTTTATGAAAAGTTGAGTCTTTCTACTAATCTATATATAAACTCTTCCGGTTCACATTCAGGTGCGCCTGAATACGGGGTGCTGGCCTATGCCAACCGCCAGCCTCCTTATGTTAGGCTGCAGGGGGAGAATGGGGAACCGCTGCGCTGGGCACAGGTTTACAGGCCGTCCTTTACGGATACCTTGGGTAGGGGAAGGTTATTGGACTGGAATTACTTTCCTACCGAAGAATATAAGCATGCTTATAACACTTCTTCCAGACGGGATATATTCGGAAGCCTTTTGCTTAAATACCAAATATTCGATTACCTAAGTCTGGATGTGAGTTATCAGCAGCAGAGCCAAAGTTCCAGGGTTTCCTATATTTCTGATGCAGAGAGCTTTTATGCACGGAATCTGGTCAATTCTTTCAGTCAGATCATTCCCTCTACGGGCACGCTGAGATACAATATCCCACGAGGGGGAACGCTCCGGACCACGGACGAGGAGGTCAGTTCGGCAACAGGGAGGGTTCAGGTGAGTTTCGATAAACTCTTTGGTGTTCATTCCCTAAATGTAATTGCCGGAACTGAAGCTAGGCAGAGTGATACCAAAGCTAACGCCAATATGTTTTATGGTTATCAGGAAGATCCGCTGAGCTTTGGGAATGTAGACTATACGGGTATTTTCCAGGATTTTGTTACGGGAAATTCAATGCAGATCGGATCGGCGGATGCGCTATCGAGTTTAAAATATAGGTTCATTAGTATGTACGCTAATGTTGGTTATACCTATAAGGGCAAGTATACATTCTCGGGCAGTATCAGGCGGGATGGCTCGAATATTTTCGGGGCGAATACCAATAACCGTTGGAAACCGTTGTGGTCTGCAGGTTTGGGCTGGACCGTTTCAGATGAGGGTTTTTACCATATTGACTGGCTGCCTGTGCTGCGCATTACTGGGACATTTGGCTACAGTGGCAACGTGGATCTGACCAGAACGGCATTACCTGTTGGTGTTTATGGTACAAATGCAGTTTTAGGGCTTCCATTTGCCAGGATCAGGAGCATTAATAATCCTGATCTGAGGTGGGAGAAACTCTCTCAGTTTAACCTCATGCTGAATTTTGCTTCAAAAGGGCAAAGGTTAAGTGGTTCGCTTTCTTACTTTCTGAAAAAGGGAACCGATCTCTATGGACTTGCTGATTATGATTATACGACCTGGGGCGGTGCTCCTCAACTTACGCGCAATGTTGCTGATATGAAGGGTTATGGAATAGATGCTGAGCTGCATAGTAAGAATATATCAGCAGGCTCTTTCAACTGGAGTACGGATCTTTATTACAATTTCAACAGAAGTGAAACGGTGAAATATCTGGAAAGGAATATAAACGCACTGGCCAGTTTATTGGGCGCGGGTGCGTCGATCAATCCGATAGTGGGTAAACCGCTTTATGCGATTTCTGCCTATAAATGGGGAGGACTTGATGCATCGGGTAATCCGCAGGGATATCTCAATGGTAAGTTGAGCACAGATTACGCGGCGATGCTGAACGAGGCGAATCTGACAGGGGGAAATCTTAAATATTTCGGGTCAGCATCACCGGAACATTTTGGCTCACTGGTCAATACCTTCAGGTATAAGTCTTTTGGCGTTTCCTTTAATATTTCTTATAGGTTGGGTTATTATGCAATGAAAAAGACCATAGAATATTCTACTCTGGTAAATTCCGGGATCGGACATGCTGATTTTGCCAATCGTTGGCAGAAGCCTGGAGATGAACTGCTGACTACCGTCCCGGCATTTATCTATCCGCTTAATACATCCAGGGATTCTTTTTATTCAGTAGCAGAACCCAATGTGATACGGGCAGATAATATCCGACTTGAATATGTGAATTTCAGCTGGCTTGTAAATACGATAAAGTGGAAGTTCCCTTTCCGTAACCTGGAGTGTTTTCTGAATGCTGCCAATCTTGGCCTATTATGGAAGGCTGATCAATCTGTTGCTGATCCGGATTTTCAGAATCAGATTTTGGCTACTAAGGCTTACACACTGGGTGTTAGGGGTACGTTTTAACCAAATAATGGATAAATATGAAAAAAATATATGTTTTGTTATCTATAGCCGTGATGACTATAATGACATTTGCTGGTTGCAAGAAATATTTGGATGTCAAGTCTGATGCGAAGCTGGTGGTTCCTGGCACCATTGCTGACCTCCAAGGGATACTCGATGATGCAACCCTCATGAATCTGGCCAGGACACCATCTTATGGGGAAAATTCCTGTGATGATTTCTTTTTGCCAAAAGTAAATTACGATGCAATTTCGGAAAAGATGCAGGATATCTATAGATGGAAAAAAAGTCCATACCGTTTTGCCAATGACTGGTCGACAGCTTATCTGCCGATATATAATGCCAATCTTTGTCTGGATCTCTTAGGTGGTATTGTGCGGACTTCACAAAATGGCAGAGACTGGGACAATGTGAAAGGCTCGGCACTGTTTTTCAGAAGTTATTATTTCTATTTTCTTACAGTAAATTTTGGGGCTGCCTATGATGGGACAGGTTCTCCAACTGATCTAGGTATTGTGCTTAGGCTCGTTTCTGATTTTAATGTAAGATCGGTTCGGTCCAGCGTTAAGGACTGCCTGGATAGGGTTATCGCTGATACAAAAGAATCTCTTTCTCTATTACCTGAGACGCCTTTGAATCAGTTGCGACCGTCCAGGGCAGCAGCTTTTGCACTTCTTTCAAGAGTTTATCTTTATATGAATGACTATGAGCATGCGGCGATATATGCTGATGAGTGCCTGAAAATAAAAGGAGGGTTAATGGATTATAATGGGGATCCGGATATTATTGGCTTGGATCAGAATATCCCTTTTAGAAAGTTCAACAAGGAAACGATATTTTATACTGAAATGTATTCAGGTTTTGGATTGCTGAATACAACCAGGGCTAAGATCGATACTGCACTATATGCCTCGTATTCCGCTAATGATCTCCGTAAGCGAGCATTTTTCCGCTCCAACGGCGTTTATCAACAGTTCAAGGGAAGCTACAGTTCCAGCGCAACGGGTTTTTTCAGTGGTTTTGCCACTGATGAACTTTACCTCACCCGGGCGGAAGGCAGAGCCGTTACAGGAAACATAGGTGGGGCGATAGATGATCTTAACTTGCTGTTAAGATCAAGGTGGAAGAATACTGTTGCCTATGTTCCTGCTGCTGCATCTAATATTGCAGATGCACTTAGCAGAATCCGCGCTGAGCGGCGGAAAGAGCTCTTGATGAGGAATATCAGGTGGTCTGATATCAAACGGCTGAACAAAATAGGAGCCGGGATAATATTGAGGAGGTCTGTCAATGGAGCGGTATCTGAGCTTTTACCGAATGCGTCTTTTTATGCGCTTCCCCTGCCGGAAGATATTATAGAGGAAACAGGTATTCCACAGAATTGAATTTAGGTTTAGTTAATGGCAAGGCAGGGCCGGATGGCCCTGACCTTGTTAATAGCTGGTTAAAAGGTTTTATTTACATAATCAGCTGCTGGGTCGTCGGATCCGGAAATATAGTATCGGCTTGAAGTTGACTCAAGGGCCTGTAAGTCGGCTTCTGTTTTCAAAGTACTGCCTGATAGGTAGTCAGAATCAATGGTTACAGAACAGGCAACTTCGGGTTCGCTGTCACATCCGCCGGTATTCGGGGTTGTGTTCCAGTTGCTTTCAGTGGTCACGTTGGCCTGACTGAAATCCGGACCATGGTAATAGACCGTTACAGGGATGCGTTTACCGGTTTTGGCAGAGGTAGGGTTTGTGAATGCAGATTGGGTAATCACCAATGCAATTCCGAAAACTAAGGCTAAAAAGCCTGACGAGATTTTTTTTAAATTTTTCATGTTAAAGTTGTTTTTTACATTTTGGTATGTGGCTGGGCCACTTTAATTTAAGTGATTAATTATTGCTGGACCTTTCGGTCTGGGCCAGGTACTTTACTTCCCTGAGCGTCCCGGATACTTATACCTGCCGAGGCCTCCTTTCTTTAATTATCGATAAACTAATCGCAGTTATATTGAGGGCAAAGAAGAATAGGTTGAAGATCAAATGGTTTCTCCAACTTAAAGTCTTGATTATGCCCCCACAACTGCAGGGTATTTTTGGATAAAATCCTGTAAGGACCAATAGGGTATAAACCGTAAAACTGCCTATTATTATCAGGGATAGAACTAAAGCAATCCTCAAGGTTATTTTGATACAAAGCAAAACCGCCGTAAAAACCTCCATGATGGGGATTGTATACTTTAAAACACCAGTTACAAGCGGTGAAAAATTTTGCAGTGTGAGTTGGTGTTCAAATGAAATGAAGTCCAATAATTTGGAGCCTCCAGTATAGATCCAGAGGATTATAAGCAGGCTTGAAGCAAATTTTATAATACGTTCTTTCATTTTTTTCCTGATTACAGATCAAAATTGAGCATACCCAGACTGTTTTAAGGTTCCTGCTTAGGAACAAATGCATATCGGGATTTAGATTTTAGTTCCTGAAGTGGAACTGATGACTATTTATTGTTGAAGTATTTATTCTTCAGTGTACTGAGTGTATGGGCATGCATGCCAATTGAATCGGCTATATCTATCGATGGGGCCAACTGAAATATATTTGGATGGAGTTTTAACAATGTAGCCAAGCGGTCATCTGATTTTACATTTTTGATGTCGAATGCCAGGTGAAAAAGTTCTGTGAAATTATTTACGGTGATTCCTTCGATCACTTTGTGGAATTCTGGGAACAGTTTGTAAAGGTTGTGGAGGTGGCCCGAGGGGATTGCCATCAATGTAGCTCCACCGATGGTCGCTGTCTTTAACTGAAAGTCTTCCTGGTTCCTTTCGAGGAACTGTGGCAGCATCGTGCCTTCAAAATGGAAAAGCAGTAGGGATCTTCCTGGTTCAACCTTACTTTCCAGTTTTGTTTTTAATGTCCCTTTACTGATGAATATCAGCGGGTAATCCTTCCAATGTGATGTTTCAATAGGCTTATTGTCCGTTAAACAGATCTCCCTTAAAACAACTTTTAAATAAGCCCGTAATGGGCTGGTTAATGGATGGTATCCATTAAGTTTTGCGTAAAATGATTCGTAATCCATGTTTTTAAATCCAAATAAAAAGGATTTTGATGCTTGGTCAAGTGGTACTTTCTACCACCCCGTACCACCCCGTTAAAATGTATTATAAAAAGTAAATTTTTGGGTTTTCAAAAATCTAGATTTATGTGAACGGCTAATGCGGATAAATTAATGGGTTAGGAGAATAATTAACAGACCGTGTTGAATTTACATGGAATTAGTATTGGCCTTGAGCTTTCGCAAGCATCTGTGCGAGTTTATCGCTAACAATACCGATGTCAACAGGACTTGGAACGTAATAGCCGTTACTGAAACTTTTCTCTGAAATTCTTTCCGTTTCAGTTGTACTGACATGCGAAATAATGTATTCATGTACCCTTTTAGCCTTGCGCTCGGTTATGATACCCACTTCTACCGCAAGAAATATAAGGTAGGCCAATTGTTTTACCGAAAGTGAGACTTTATATTTAGCGTCAAGTATCCCTGAATTCATCAGTTCTGAGTTAAGGAAATCAAGTTGTTTCATAAAGTCCAGTTCAGATTCGATCACCTGGAGCAGTGAACGGTTTATTTGCGGTAGAAGAGGATTATAGGAAATAATGTTTTCACTTGGTATCTGAGAGATCTGCTTTTTCAGAAAGACAAGTTCCCTATAATGTTCTGAAATGGTAACAGAATCCCTAAGTTTTCCGCTTATATTATGTATGTAATATTCAAAGAAACTGGGATGGTTAAATTTCCAGGAAATTAGGTTATTTATCAGTGTTTCCTTTTGAACATGCTTTTTTACATGCTGGTTAAGATAATGAAGTAGCTGGTTGCTGAATGCTAAATGCAGAAAGCGTGGGGGATCTGCCAGCCTTAAATATAGTGCATCTATCAATATTTCGATGAGTTCCTGGTCTATACTGGATTCTTTAAACAGTAAAAGATATTCTTCAATTTTTATATCAAGTTGTTTCACATGGTCTGAAATTGTCTTTTTGGTTAAAACGGAGTTGCAATCAAACTGGTCGAGGAAATAAGTGTGTATGTGCCAAATGACGGTCTCTATTCCATTTAGCATTATTTCTAGTAGCTTTTCCTGATCGTCTGACAGGTCTTCCTTGAATGAAACAATGTCTTCTATTTCCTTTGCCGTCCTTGTTAAGGCCCCAAGCTGAAAGCGGATAAAATCGATGAAGGTAGAAATGTCATCCGGTTGATGGGTATCTATCTTTTTAATTATTCTTTGGGTTTCTTCCTTTATGCCTGTGTGCATCATTAACTCGTCATCATCCAGATCAAGGTTGTTGTTTATGAGATAGATAATCTGTCTAAAATAATCCAGTTGAAAATCCATATTTGAAAATTTTGGAGGCGTTAAATTTTCTCCTAAATTTAGTTGTGATATTGCTTTTTAGTAAATAAACTACACTAGCCGTTATCCTGAAGGGATGAATAGCGCTATTGCCGTGATAAATTTATTAGGTAAGGTTTTTTAACGATTATATAGACTGGCTCATATTGCGTGTAAAAATGGGGTGGTAACTTTTACCACCGTATTGCAACTTGACACTTTGATCATAGATTATTCTTTTTGCATCAACTGTTTATTGTATCAAAACCAGATTTTTCTATCTGATTTAACGGAAACCGATATGGAAAAACTAAACGCAATCCTGGACGTTTTGCTCAAAATTTATGAACTTATGCAACTGATATACAATAAGTCTTATGGCCAATTAAAACTGCCAGAGGATCAGATGCTGACCCGGCTTGAGGTGATGGAGTATCTTGGGATAAGTGAAAGCACTTATAAGAGAAAGGTAAGAAAGGGGATCTTGAAGCCAAGTAAGCTACCAGGTGGGGACAGGTTTTATAAGAGTGAGCTGAAAGAGGAGTTTTTAGAAAGTAAGAGAAGGGGGCGGGTATAAAGCACACTGTGCTTTCAGAGTTATAACACGGTGATGTTTATACTAATGTTAAACCCTTTGTAAGTAAATGTTGCAAATTTGGAACGTTTATAGAAACGCCGGAGAAATATCATGATAAATCCGCTCTGCTGCAATGTCTTGGAATCGCGTAATCAGAAAACAATAAGACGCAAAAAAACTCTTTATGCACCTTGTCCATTGTGGTAGTGCTTTAAATTTGGTTTATTTGTTTATCTAATTTCTCATTTAAATATTAAAAACGCTTTCATGAAAAAATGCGCTGTTGTTATCGGAGTAAATAAAACGGGTAAACTACCTACGCTTTCTGCTGCGGCAAGTGGTGCAAGAGATTTTGCAGCATGGGCGAAATCGCAGGATTATGATACTGTTTTGCTTACAGATGAAGGTAAGGCGGTATCTGTCAAGGAGATCAAGGCCGCTATCAGGAATTTTGTTGATAAGCAGGCTTATGGTTCAATGATCATTTTTTTCTCTGGACATGGTATCCTGAAAAGTGCTTTAGATGAGCAGTGGCTGCTTTCGGATGCTCCGGATGACCTCAATGAGGCGGTGAATGTTCAGCCTTCATCCATGTTTGCGAGAAGGTCGGGAATTCCGCATATCGTTTTTATTTCTGATTCCTGTAGATCCAGGCCGGATAATCCGTTGCTGAGTGAAATGCTAGGGTCTGTAATCTTTCCAAATATTGAACCGAAGGATCAACAGGTTGATTTAGATATGTTTTATGCGGCTAGTCCTGGAAACCCAGCGCATGAGGTTGCTACCGATGTTTCATTCAAAAATTTCAAGGGTATTTACACAGAATGCATGCTTGAAGCACTCTATGGTAAAGTCCCCGAGGTTATGAGAAAAATCAAGGAGAGGAGAAAAGAGTTTAATGCTGTTATGCCTTATGAGCTCAAGATGTATTTAAGTAGGGCTGTACCAACTGCTGCGGAAAAGATTAGCATCAGGCTCAGTCAAAATCCACATTCAGAAGTAACTTCGAGAGATCCAAAGCACCTTTCGAAATTTGCAATTGAAAGGCTTGATGCACCTTCAATGGAGTTAATCAACTGGAACAGTAGGCTTGGCCATAAGTCCAAAGAATTGGAAGAACCATTGATGCATTCTAGCCCACCTAAGTCTTTAGACAGGTTGATTAAATATAATGATGTCTTTGACATGGAAGTGAAGATGCATGAAGAATTGGAACTGTTGCCATTGACGGAAATGATCTTGAGTGCAAACGATCTCCCCATTGGTGATTTTGAATCCGGTTTTGTGATTACTGGGTTAAATTTCATGGATCAGGTTATTCCACTTAATGATTTCGATGTAACACTTGCAGATGGGTATTTTCTTATAGGTCTGAAAAAAATGTCTAGAAAGACACATCTGCTATGGAAGTTGCCAAATGGTGGCAGTGTGCCTTTTGCTGTACTGAAAGGTTATGTTGGAGTGGCGGTCTTTAAAGAAGATACGCTTGTCAATATTAATTATAGGCCGAGCGGGTCGAATCCCTTTTTTCCTAATACCTATATTCCATCTGGATTGGAAAAAAAACGGGCGCTGATCGCTGCTAAAAGTTCGCATGGGTTATTCCGTATCT from Flavobacterium sp. W4I14 includes these protein-coding regions:
- a CDS encoding hypothetical protein (product_source=Hypo-rule applied; cleavage_site_network=SignalP-noTM; transmembrane_helix_parts=Inside_1_6,TMhelix_7_29,Outside_30_125), with the translated sequence MKNLKKISSGFLALVFGIALVITQSAFTNPTSAKTGKRIPVTVYYHGPDFSQANVTTESNWNTTPNTGGCDSEPEVACSVTIDSDYLSGSTLKTEADLQALESTSSRYYISGSDDPAADYVNKTF
- a CDS encoding transcriptional regulator with XRE-family HTH domain (product_source=COG1396; cath_funfam=1.10.260.40; cog=COG1396; pfam=PF12844; smart=SM00530; superfamily=47413), whose protein sequence is MRARDEKYFEIIGKNVRHFRISRGLSQQALAILCDKIDRSKISDIENAKEDFMMSTLLEICEGLEISLNEIIQDHGDSFYTTMSGNSSDN
- a CDS encoding hypothetical protein (product_source=Hypo-rule applied; superfamily=51182), translated to MDYESFYAKLNGYHPLTSPLRAYLKVVLREICLTDNKPIETSHWKDYPLIFISKGTLKTKLESKVEPGRSLLLFHFEGTMLPQFLERNQEDFQLKTATIGGATLMAIPSGHLHNLYKLFPEFHKVIEGITVNNFTELFHLAFDIKNVKSDDRLATLLKLHPNIFQLAPSIDIADSIGMHAHTLSTLKNKYFNNK
- a CDS encoding TonB-linked SusC/RagA family outer membrane protein (product_source=TIGR04056; cath_funfam=2.170.130.10; cog=COG0526; pfam=PF00578,PF00593,PF07715; superfamily=49464,52833,56935; tigrfam=TIGR04056; transmembrane_helix_parts=Inside_1_200,TMhelix_201_223,Outside_224_1281), encoding MKKSIIFIGMAVLCLFFKGYTQSKKQEIDSPYGKIPLKVGEKVPDFLFQHLVNGDRKPLTLSSLKGKALILDFWGTWCSSCIKGFPKMEKYQEKYGKNLQVLLVNDSNVDSVENIALFLEKRIADGEEVHLPVISERTFTQLLFPHKLYPHVVWIGADRRLKAVTNARAVTDENIARLIAGLDLVISVKEFFKMMGLINKYLWRSGISLVAFFLMFFLQVSSSLAQVEGSRPKVNLALLKGNVFAPDLSRVQIFIRAKSSISTSADSLGNFSIPIRKFPDTVTISAFGYFTTTRIIRNLSDADQPVKIRLVPDIKDLGQVEINTGYQKVRPNEINGTVSVVDEKRLNARTGTNILDRIIGQSSGVLLNVGKANGNPQNKTGISVRGLGTINGPLDPLIVLDGFIYDGDIANINPFDIENISILKDASAASIWGARAGNGVIVITSKKGRVNQAATISFTANATLRALPELTKVSQMSSSDYIDVEKLLFGKGFFDNQIGTGYQSLTPVVELLLAERSGKISSKQVNLELEKLKTVDLRREYLDEFNTNALMQQYGVNIRGGSPKHAYTVSGAYDNVKEQNFARSHRYNLRVSDDFKLYEKLSLSTNLYINSSGSHSGAPEYGVLAYANRQPPYVRLQGENGEPLRWAQVYRPSFTDTLGRGRLLDWNYFPTEEYKHAYNTSSRRDIFGSLLLKYQIFDYLSLDVSYQQQSQSSRVSYISDAESFYARNLVNSFSQIIPSTGTLRYNIPRGGTLRTTDEEVSSATGRVQVSFDKLFGVHSLNVIAGTEARQSDTKANANMFYGYQEDPLSFGNVDYTGIFQDFVTGNSMQIGSADALSSLKYRFISMYANVGYTYKGKYTFSGSIRRDGSNIFGANTNNRWKPLWSAGLGWTVSDEGFYHIDWLPVLRITGTFGYSGNVDLTRTALPVGVYGTNAVLGLPFARIRSINNPDLRWEKLSQFNLMLNFASKGQRLSGSLSYFLKKGTDLYGLADYDYTTWGGAPQLTRNVADMKGYGIDAELHSKNISAGSFNWSTDLYYNFNRSETVKYLERNINALASLLGAGASINPIVGKPLYAISAYKWGGLDASGNPQGYLNGKLSTDYAAMLNEANLTGGNLKYFGSASPEHFGSLVNTFRYKSFGVSFNISYRLGYYAMKKTIEYSTLVNSGIGHADFANRWQKPGDELLTTVPAFIYPLNTSRDSFYSVAEPNVIRADNIRLEYVNFSWLVNTIKWKFPFRNLECFLNAANLGLLWKADQSVADPDFQNQILATKAYTLGVRGTF
- a CDS encoding hypothetical protein (product_source=Hypo-rule applied; transmembrane_helix_parts=Inside_1_4,TMhelix_5_23,Outside_24_42,TMhelix_43_65,Inside_66_71,TMhelix_72_94,Outside_95_113,TMhelix_114_134,Inside_135_142) — its product is MKERIIKFASSLLIILWIYTGGSKLLDFISFEHQLTLQNFSPLVTGVLKYTIPIMEVFTAVLLCIKITLRIALVLSLIIIGSFTVYTLLVLTGFYPKIPCSCGGIIKTLSWRNHLIFNLFFFALNITAISLSIIKERRPRQV
- a CDS encoding DNA-binding LytR/AlgR family response regulator (product_source=COG3279; cath_funfam=3.40.50.2300; cog=COG3279; pfam=PF00072,PF04397; smart=SM00448,SM00850; superfamily=52172); its protein translation is MKNKVRCVIIDDEKHAISLLKTYIGSMPNLELFKTFNNPLEALSGITAEDDIDIIFLDIEMPHISGIELAKELRPKARSIIFTSAYNRSLEAFEVRANHYLLKPINLAKFTQTVMGIIDNELSKTDGEGKNIKFFKTGEKGKLSRIDKQEILYFESAKNYVSMVTADKKELVYLTLKEVEKIFCKDLFYRVHRSHVINADKIQKIVGNTINLGQGYQVQMGGTYKSGLLKFLEEKTLLTGRI
- a CDS encoding hypothetical protein (product_source=Hypo-rule applied; ko=KO:K21572; pfam=PF07980,PF14322; superfamily=48452), whose product is MKKIYVLLSIAVMTIMTFAGCKKYLDVKSDAKLVVPGTIADLQGILDDATLMNLARTPSYGENSCDDFFLPKVNYDAISEKMQDIYRWKKSPYRFANDWSTAYLPIYNANLCLDLLGGIVRTSQNGRDWDNVKGSALFFRSYYFYFLTVNFGAAYDGTGSPTDLGIVLRLVSDFNVRSVRSSVKDCLDRVIADTKESLSLLPETPLNQLRPSRAAAFALLSRVYLYMNDYEHAAIYADECLKIKGGLMDYNGDPDIIGLDQNIPFRKFNKETIFYTEMYSGFGLLNTTRAKIDTALYASYSANDLRKRAFFRSNGVYQQFKGSYSSSATGFFSGFATDELYLTRAEGRAVTGNIGGAIDDLNLLLRSRWKNTVAYVPAAASNIADALSRIRAERRKELLMRNIRWSDIKRLNKIGAGIILRRSVNGAVSELLPNASFYALPLPEDIIEETGIPQN